GTCGTATCCTGATCGTATTCGGCACCCGACCTGAGGCCATCAAGATGGCTCCGGTGATCAAGCAACTCAGCAAGAACAATGATTTTGACCTGACGGTGTGCGTTTCAGCTCAGCACCGTGAAATGCTGGATCAGGTTCTCGACCTGTTTGATATCGACCCCGACTATGACTTGAATGTTATGACTCCGGGACAAGCTCTGGATTCGCTCACGTCCGATATTTTGGTGAAATTTTCCGCCCTGCTGGACCAAGTCAGACCGGATCTGGTACTGGTGCATGGTGATACCACCACTGCCTTTGCATCGGCTCTGGCCTCCTTCTACAAGAAGATTGCCGTCGGCCATGTCGAGGCCGGCTTGCGCTCGGGCAACATAAATGCACCTTGGCCCGAGGAAATGAACCGTCGATTTGTCGGACAGGTGGCGCAGTTGCATTTCGCGCCCACCCGGACTGCGCGCGATAACCTTCTGGCCGAGGGCGTGCCGGCGAACCGTATCTGGGTTACCGGCAATACGGTGATCGACGCGCTCAAGGATGTGCTCGAGAAGCCCCGCGCTGCTGCGCTCCTCTCCGCGCTGCCTGCCTATGACGCGACACGACGGCTGATTCTCGTCACCGGACACCGGCGCGAGAGCTTCGGCAGCGGTATTGAGGCGGTTTGCGCCGCGCTGCGCCGCCTGGCAGAAGCGCATCACGTGAGCATCGTTTTTCCCGTCCATCCCAACCCGAGCGTCATGGAGCCCGTACACCGCCTGCTCGACGAGGTTAGCAATGTTCACCTCGTTGCACCGATGGGCTACCATGCTTTTGTTTCGGCGATGGACGAATCCTATATGGTGATCACCGATTCGGGCGGCGTGCAGGAGGAGGCACCCTCCCTAGGCAAGCCAGTATTGGTCATGCGAGAGACAACCGAGCGGCCCGAGGCCGTTGCCGCTGGCACGGTAAAGCTCGTCGGCGTGGACGAGGACAGGATTTTCCACGAGGCTAGTCGACTTCTGACCGACCAGGCCTACTATTTGGCCATGAGCACGGCGCACAATCCCTATGGCGACGGGCGGGCAGCCGAGCGCATCGCCGGCGTCATCCGAGGCAATGTAAGTACTGATGAATTCTGAGAAGCTGAAAATCACAGTGGTGGGCCTAGGTTATATCGGCCTTCCAACGGCCGCAATGCTCGCCAGTGTCGGCCATGACGTGGTAGGCGTGGACGTTAATCCCAGCGTGGTGGACACGGTCAATCGCGGCGAGATTCACATTGTGGAGCGCGACCTCGACCAACTGGTTCAAGCGGTAGTGAGCCAAGGCAAACTGCGCGCCTCGCTCACCCCTGAGCAGTCGGACGCCTATATCATCGCCGTACCGACGCCGTTCAAGAATGACCACGAGCCCGACACCAGCTATGTCGAAAGCGCAGCCCGTGCCATTGCCCCCATGCTTCAGCCGGGCGCACTAGTCATTCTCGAGTCGACCTCACCAGTTGGCACGACTGAGCAGGTGGCGGCCTTGTTGGTGACGCTGAGGCCGGATCTCTCTTTTCCAAAGCAGGGCACGACCGGCGCCGACATCCAGG
This sequence is a window from Devosia beringensis. Protein-coding genes within it:
- the wecB gene encoding non-hydrolyzing UDP-N-acetylglucosamine 2-epimerase; this translates as MEFRRILIVFGTRPEAIKMAPVIKQLSKNNDFDLTVCVSAQHREMLDQVLDLFDIDPDYDLNVMTPGQALDSLTSDILVKFSALLDQVRPDLVLVHGDTTTAFASALASFYKKIAVGHVEAGLRSGNINAPWPEEMNRRFVGQVAQLHFAPTRTARDNLLAEGVPANRIWVTGNTVIDALKDVLEKPRAAALLSALPAYDATRRLILVTGHRRESFGSGIEAVCAALRRLAEAHHVSIVFPVHPNPSVMEPVHRLLDEVSNVHLVAPMGYHAFVSAMDESYMVITDSGGVQEEAPSLGKPVLVMRETTERPEAVAAGTVKLVGVDEDRIFHEASRLLTDQAYYLAMSTAHNPYGDGRAAERIAGVIRGNVSTDEF